One window of the Niallia circulans genome contains the following:
- a CDS encoding LLM class flavin-dependent oxidoreductase, translating to MEIGISTFVETTPDPHTGKVVSHAERIRQVVEEIILADKVGLDVFGVGEHHRKDYAASAPALILAAAATQTSKIRLTSAVTVLSSDDPVRVFQDFATLDGLSNGRAEIMAGRGSFIESFPLFGYDLNDYNELFDEKLDLLLKLQASEKVTWSGKHRAAIQNRGVYPRSVQDPLPIWIGSGGNSESVVRAGILGLPLVLAIIGGNPANFAPLVDLYYRAVEHAGHDPKKLTVASHSHGFVGEDPLLAADAFFPSTQYAMNVLGKERGWEPYTRETFDAACSETGALYVGDPRTVADKIIALRKNVGITRFMLHVPVGSMPHDQVMRSIELLGTEVAPIVRKEIAEWESNN from the coding sequence GTGGAGATAGGTATTAGTACGTTTGTAGAGACAACTCCAGACCCGCATACAGGGAAGGTAGTAAGCCATGCAGAGCGAATTCGTCAAGTAGTGGAGGAAATTATTTTAGCAGATAAAGTTGGGTTAGATGTTTTTGGCGTAGGAGAACATCATCGAAAAGATTATGCCGCGTCCGCACCTGCGCTTATTTTAGCAGCAGCAGCCACACAGACAAGTAAGATTCGGTTAACAAGTGCGGTGACGGTTCTTTCTTCTGATGATCCGGTTCGGGTGTTTCAAGATTTTGCAACATTGGACGGGCTATCAAATGGACGTGCCGAAATTATGGCCGGCCGAGGTTCTTTTATTGAATCATTTCCGCTCTTTGGCTATGATTTAAATGATTATAATGAATTATTTGATGAAAAATTAGATTTGCTTTTAAAATTGCAAGCATCCGAGAAAGTAACATGGAGTGGAAAGCATCGTGCAGCTATTCAAAATCGTGGTGTTTATCCACGGTCAGTGCAAGATCCACTGCCAATATGGATTGGAAGTGGAGGAAATAGTGAGTCTGTTGTACGAGCTGGGATTCTTGGATTACCACTAGTGTTAGCGATTATCGGAGGAAACCCGGCAAACTTTGCCCCGCTTGTCGACCTGTATTACCGTGCAGTGGAGCATGCCGGTCATGATCCGAAAAAGTTAACGGTCGCGTCTCATTCTCATGGATTTGTAGGAGAAGATCCACTGCTTGCAGCAGATGCATTCTTCCCATCTACTCAATATGCCATGAATGTGCTTGGGAAAGAAAGAGGATGGGAACCATATACTCGAGAAACTTTTGATGCCGCTTGCAGTGAAACTGGAGCCTTATATGTCGGAGATCCGCGTACTGTCGCAGATAAAATTATTGCACTGCGCAAAAATGTGGGAATCACACGATTTATGCTCCATGTTCCTGTTGGCAGCATGCCACACGACCAAGTGATGCGTTCAATCGAATTGCTTGGAACAGAAGTTGCCCCAATTGTCCGCAAAGAAATTGCCGAATGGGAAAGTAATAATTAA
- a CDS encoding AAA family ATPase, whose translation MLKQIRLKEENIPSKNSYPFTIPAISHFSSLDFQNKVTFFVGENGSGKSTLLEAIAYQCQFNTAGGGRNNRYEVHASQSDLGEYLQLSWSPTKLTNGFFLRAESFYQFATHIDQLDEFDSNKKFASYGGKSLLQQSHGESFLSLFLHRFRGEAIYLLDEPEAALSPQRQLSFLRILHDLAETEECQFIIATHSPILLGYPNATILSFDGDQIEEIAYEDTEHYQITKYFLQYREKMLKDIFTEEEM comes from the coding sequence ATGCTAAAACAAATTCGCTTAAAAGAAGAAAATATCCCATCAAAAAATAGCTATCCTTTTACAATCCCTGCTATTAGCCATTTCAGCTCCCTCGATTTTCAAAATAAAGTGACTTTTTTTGTAGGGGAAAATGGTTCTGGAAAGTCGACCTTGCTTGAGGCAATTGCCTATCAATGTCAATTTAACACAGCAGGCGGCGGAAGAAATAACCGCTATGAGGTTCATGCTTCTCAATCAGATTTAGGAGAATATCTGCAGCTATCTTGGTCCCCGACTAAGCTCACCAATGGATTCTTTCTGCGGGCCGAATCCTTTTATCAATTTGCCACCCATATTGATCAACTAGATGAGTTCGATAGTAATAAAAAATTCGCGAGCTATGGCGGAAAGTCCTTATTGCAGCAATCTCATGGCGAATCCTTCTTATCCCTCTTTCTCCATCGTTTTAGAGGGGAAGCCATTTATTTGCTCGATGAGCCTGAGGCAGCGCTATCGCCGCAGCGGCAATTAAGCTTTCTCCGCATCCTCCATGATTTAGCAGAAACAGAAGAATGTCAATTTATTATTGCCACCCATTCTCCGATTCTATTAGGGTATCCAAATGCAACAATTCTAAGCTTCGACGGGGATCAAATCGAAGAAATAGCATATGAGGATACAGAACATTATCAAATTACTAAATACTTTTTGCAATATCGGGAGAAAATGTTAAAAGATATATTTACAGAAGAAGAAATGTAA
- a CDS encoding DNA polymerase thumb domain-containing protein, translated as MKSFYASIIAVTKGLDPLTCHLVVVGNTDQKGSVVLAASPAMKKDFKIKTGSRLFEIPDDPRIIVSNPQMGLFVRVSTEITKLFFRYVPVTAVHTYSVDESFLDVSGMEKSLGTPFQIAQKIKADIMREFGLPSTIGIGPNMLMAKLCLDLEAKKADGGISRWTYKDIPDKLWPISPLRDMWGIGKRTEKTLNNMGIFSVGQLAHYDLGLLEKKFGIMGNQLYHHAWGIDLSEIGAPIMQGQISYGKSQILLRDYKEIDEIKSVLLEMCEDVAKRARSNHHAGRTVTLGISYSKDEFGGGFQRSRTIENPTNVTMIIYQVCLELFHEHHRGQTVRQISVSITKLENDNEMQLDLFDTGGWKKRKLGYVVDTIRNRYGSTALLRAVSYTSGGTALQRAQLLGGHKK; from the coding sequence ATGAAAAGCTTTTATGCAAGTATTATAGCGGTCACTAAAGGTTTAGACCCTCTAACCTGTCATCTAGTTGTTGTCGGCAATACCGATCAAAAAGGCAGTGTCGTACTTGCGGCATCTCCTGCTATGAAGAAGGATTTTAAGATAAAGACTGGCTCCCGCCTTTTTGAAATACCAGATGATCCACGAATTATTGTAAGTAATCCCCAAATGGGACTATTCGTTCGGGTGTCAACGGAAATAACGAAATTATTTTTTCGATATGTCCCTGTGACTGCTGTCCATACCTATTCTGTCGATGAAAGCTTTCTGGATGTCAGTGGAATGGAAAAAAGCTTGGGCACTCCCTTCCAAATAGCACAAAAAATAAAAGCTGATATTATGCGTGAGTTTGGGCTGCCTTCAACAATCGGCATCGGTCCCAATATGCTGATGGCGAAGCTTTGCCTCGATTTAGAAGCAAAAAAAGCAGATGGTGGTATAAGCAGATGGACTTATAAAGACATTCCAGATAAACTATGGCCTATCTCCCCTTTACGCGATATGTGGGGGATTGGGAAGCGAACGGAAAAAACATTAAATAATATGGGCATATTCTCTGTTGGTCAACTTGCACACTATGATTTAGGCTTACTAGAGAAAAAATTTGGAATTATGGGCAATCAACTTTACCATCATGCTTGGGGCATTGATTTATCGGAAATTGGCGCACCTATTATGCAGGGACAAATCAGCTATGGGAAAAGTCAGATTTTATTACGGGATTATAAAGAGATTGATGAAATCAAATCAGTTCTTCTTGAAATGTGCGAAGATGTTGCCAAAAGAGCACGAAGTAATCACCATGCAGGGCGCACCGTTACATTAGGCATTTCCTACAGCAAAGATGAGTTCGGCGGCGGTTTCCAGCGCTCGCGAACAATCGAAAATCCGACCAATGTAACCATGATTATTTATCAAGTTTGTCTTGAATTATTTCATGAGCATCACCGAGGACAAACCGTTAGACAAATTTCTGTTTCTATTACAAAATTAGAGAATGATAATGAAATGCAATTAGATTTATTTGATACAGGAGGCTGGAAAAAAAGAAAGCTTGGGTATGTTGTCGATACTATTCGAAATCGCTATGGATCGACCGCCCTTTTACGTGCTGTTTCCTACACTTCTGGCGGTACAGCCTTGCAGCGCGCACAGCTGCTTGGCGGTCATAAAAAATAA
- the metE gene encoding 5-methyltetrahydropteroyltriglutamate--homocysteine S-methyltransferase encodes MYKSSNLGYPRIGEKREWKKALERYWKGECSEEELLQETKNLRLKNLQKQKLQGIDLIPVGDFSFYDHVLDTAAMFGQVPARFAYDGGRVPLQTYFQIARGNPAAVAAAMKKWFNTNYHYIVPELGERTPTLTENRPLFFYREAKAALGIEGKPVLLGPLTFVKLAKGYEEDKLAETVASYLPLYAQVLKELEAEGVQWLQIDEPYLVTDVTAREWEITQQIYQTLREAAPNLKIILQTYFDSVTDYKTIVSLPVAGIGLDFVHDDGENLVSIQQYGFPQDKILAAGIIDGRNVWRANLEEKWNLLTEIQKAIGSDKLIVQPSSSLLHVPVTVKEEQITPILKEALSFADEKLQELNALTEGIRKGKAVIQAEINKSVEAIGQLNASSARNNQRLQEELKWLPDKVERSENAKIRQQAQQEAFKLPILPTTTIGSFPQTKEVRKERLRWRKGEITNEEYETFIQAEIKKWMEIQEDLGLDVLVHGEFERTDMVEYFGEKLAGFQFTTFGWVQSYGSRCVKPPIIYGDVAYVNPMTVKETVYAQSLTNKPVKGMLTGPITILNWSFVRDDISRAEVAKQIAFSLKNEVEELEKNDIRMIQVDEPALREGLPLKKEKWQGYLNTAVYSFKLATTFVEKETQIHTHMCYSNFEDIIDAIDALDVDVISIETSRSHGEFIQTFANKTYEKGIGLGVYDIHSPRVPTKEEIMQTIGNSLGVLDPQLFWINPDCGLKTRNEEETIRALEVMVEAAKETREKLFVQKQ; translated from the coding sequence ATGTACAAAAGTTCTAATTTAGGCTATCCGAGAATTGGAGAAAAGCGAGAATGGAAAAAAGCATTGGAACGTTATTGGAAGGGAGAGTGTTCCGAAGAAGAGCTTTTACAAGAAACGAAAAACCTTCGATTGAAAAACTTACAAAAGCAAAAGCTTCAAGGAATTGACTTGATTCCAGTTGGCGATTTTAGTTTCTATGACCATGTATTAGATACGGCTGCAATGTTTGGGCAAGTGCCAGCTAGATTTGCTTATGATGGGGGCAGGGTCCCGTTACAAACTTATTTTCAGATAGCTCGCGGAAATCCGGCTGCTGTAGCAGCAGCCATGAAAAAATGGTTTAACACAAATTATCACTATATCGTGCCAGAGCTTGGGGAGAGAACACCAACATTAACGGAGAATCGCCCGCTGTTTTTTTATCGGGAAGCAAAAGCAGCATTAGGAATCGAGGGGAAACCAGTATTATTAGGACCGCTGACCTTTGTCAAATTAGCAAAAGGCTATGAAGAAGATAAGCTTGCAGAAACAGTGGCATCCTATCTTCCTTTATATGCGCAGGTTTTAAAAGAGCTAGAAGCAGAAGGGGTACAATGGCTTCAAATTGATGAACCATATTTAGTAACAGATGTCACAGCAAGAGAATGGGAGATCACGCAGCAAATATATCAAACATTGCGAGAAGCGGCTCCAAACTTAAAAATAATTCTCCAAACCTATTTTGATTCTGTAACAGATTATAAAACAATTGTTTCGTTGCCTGTTGCAGGAATCGGTTTAGATTTCGTTCATGATGATGGAGAGAATTTAGTATCCATCCAGCAATACGGATTTCCCCAAGATAAAATCCTAGCGGCAGGCATTATTGATGGTAGAAATGTATGGAGAGCTAATTTAGAGGAAAAGTGGAATCTGCTTACAGAGATACAGAAAGCAATCGGAAGTGATAAGTTAATTGTTCAGCCGTCATCAAGCTTACTTCATGTACCGGTAACAGTGAAGGAAGAGCAAATCACTCCCATTTTAAAAGAAGCACTTTCTTTTGCAGATGAAAAACTACAAGAATTAAATGCATTAACAGAAGGAATTAGAAAAGGAAAAGCAGTCATTCAAGCAGAAATCAATAAAAGCGTAGAAGCAATCGGTCAATTGAATGCCTCCTCAGCAAGAAATAATCAACGCCTTCAAGAAGAATTAAAATGGCTTCCTGATAAAGTGGAAAGAAGCGAAAATGCAAAAATCAGACAGCAAGCACAACAAGAAGCTTTTAAACTCCCTATTCTTCCAACCACTACAATCGGAAGTTTTCCGCAGACAAAGGAAGTAAGGAAGGAACGCTTGCGATGGCGAAAAGGAGAAATAACGAATGAGGAGTACGAGACTTTTATTCAAGCAGAAATAAAAAAATGGATGGAAATACAAGAAGACTTGGGATTAGATGTATTGGTACATGGAGAATTCGAACGAACCGATATGGTTGAATATTTTGGCGAAAAACTAGCTGGTTTTCAGTTTACAACATTCGGCTGGGTTCAATCCTATGGTTCCCGCTGTGTGAAGCCGCCTATTATATATGGAGATGTGGCCTATGTGAATCCAATGACGGTGAAAGAAACGGTTTATGCCCAAAGTCTGACGAATAAGCCTGTGAAAGGAATGCTGACAGGGCCCATTACGATTTTAAACTGGTCTTTTGTAAGAGATGATATTTCACGAGCAGAAGTTGCCAAACAAATTGCCTTCAGCCTTAAGAATGAAGTAGAGGAGCTGGAGAAAAACGATATACGCATGATCCAAGTAGATGAACCGGCACTTCGTGAAGGGCTGCCATTGAAAAAAGAAAAGTGGCAGGGCTATTTAAATACTGCCGTCTATTCTTTTAAACTTGCTACCACTTTTGTGGAAAAGGAAACACAAATTCATACCCATATGTGTTATTCGAATTTTGAAGACATTATCGATGCTATTGATGCCCTCGATGTGGATGTCATTTCTATTGAAACTTCGAGAAGTCACGGTGAATTTATTCAAACATTTGCAAATAAAACATATGAGAAAGGAATTGGCCTTGGTGTATATGATATACATAGTCCTAGAGTGCCAACAAAAGAAGAAATAATGCAAACAATCGGAAACTCCTTAGGTGTTTTGGATCCACAATTATTCTGGATTAATCCTGATTGCGGCTTGAAGACTAGAAATGAAGAAGAAACGATTCGTGCACTTGAAGTGATGGTAGAGGCAGCGAAAGAAACAAGAGAAAAGCTATTTGTGCAAAAACAGTAA
- a CDS encoding YebC/PmpR family DNA-binding transcriptional regulator, producing the protein MGRKWNNIKDKKASKDANTSRIYAKFGREIYVAAKQGEPDPESNQALKVVLERAKTYSVPKHIIDRAIEKAKGGSEETYDELRYEGFGPNGSMVIVDALTNNVNRTASDVRAAFGKNGGNMGVSGSVSYMFDATAVIGVEGKTEEEALELLMEADVDVRDIMEEEDSVIVYAEPDQFHAVQEAFKQAGVTEFTVAELTMLAQNDVTLDPEAQAQFEKMIDAIEDLDDVQQVYHNVDLGE; encoded by the coding sequence ATGGGTCGTAAATGGAACAATATTAAAGACAAAAAAGCTTCAAAAGATGCAAATACTAGTCGGATTTACGCAAAATTCGGACGTGAAATTTATGTAGCGGCTAAACAAGGGGAACCAGATCCAGAATCTAACCAAGCATTAAAAGTTGTACTAGAGCGTGCAAAAACATATAGTGTACCAAAACACATCATTGATCGTGCGATTGAAAAAGCAAAAGGCGGTTCCGAAGAAACATATGACGAGCTTCGCTATGAAGGCTTTGGCCCTAACGGTTCGATGGTAATCGTTGATGCTTTAACAAATAACGTAAACAGAACTGCTTCAGATGTTCGTGCCGCATTTGGCAAAAATGGCGGAAACATGGGAGTAAGTGGATCTGTTTCTTATATGTTTGATGCAACAGCTGTTATCGGTGTAGAAGGAAAAACAGAAGAAGAAGCATTAGAGCTACTAATGGAAGCAGATGTAGATGTCCGTGATATCATGGAAGAAGAAGATTCTGTTATTGTATACGCAGAGCCAGATCAATTCCACGCTGTCCAAGAAGCATTTAAACAAGCTGGTGTAACAGAATTCACTGTAGCCGAGTTAACAATGCTTGCTCAAAACGATGTAACATTAGATCCAGAGGCACAGGCGCAATTCGAGAAAATGATTGATGCAATCGAAGATTTAGATGACGTGCAGCAAGTATACCACAATGTGGATTTAGGCGAGTAA